The following coding sequences are from one Ruminococcus flavefaciens AE3010 window:
- a CDS encoding thioesterase II family protein yields MKLFCIPYSGGNANVYRDWEQRLSGLAKITAIEYRGHGSLFGQDLYNSISEVCDDLIERYFRNNHEKYIIYGHSLGSLVTYELTRELRKRGCLMPEHIVLASLRPPHLLYRRQKYTTMSKDAFMERIINLGNTPREVLENEELREIVFELLYADMKLVDDYAIDDIDVLDTPISVFAGIEDHEAPEDEMKEWNKYTSKKFELKMLGGNHFFAFQESGHDLLMGSLEALLRKYAW; encoded by the coding sequence ATGAAATTATTCTGTATTCCATATTCAGGAGGAAATGCAAACGTATACAGAGACTGGGAGCAGAGACTCTCAGGTCTTGCAAAGATAACTGCGATCGAATACCGCGGTCACGGCAGCTTGTTCGGACAGGATCTGTACAACAGCATATCAGAGGTTTGTGATGATCTTATCGAAAGATACTTCAGGAATAATCATGAAAAGTATATTATATACGGTCACAGCCTCGGAAGTCTTGTTACATATGAATTGACTCGTGAACTCAGAAAAAGAGGCTGTCTCATGCCTGAGCATATTGTACTTGCATCACTTCGTCCACCCCATCTTCTTTATCGCAGACAGAAATATACAACAATGTCAAAAGATGCATTTATGGAGAGGATAATAAATCTCGGAAACACACCTCGTGAGGTGCTTGAAAATGAAGAACTTAGAGAGATAGTATTTGAGCTTCTTTACGCGGATATGAAGCTTGTAGATGATTATGCTATAGATGATATTGATGTGCTTGACACACCCATTTCTGTTTTTGCAGGAATTGAAGACCATGAAGCTCCCGAAGACGAAATGAAGGAGTGGAACAAATACACAAGTAAAAAATTTGAACTGAAAATGTTGGGCGGCAACCACTTTTTTGCATTTCAGGAAAGCGGACATGACCTGCTTATGGGCTCTCTGGAAGCTCTGCTCAGAAAGTATGCATGGTGA
- a CDS encoding DHHW family protein: MTKSANKVTAAVTLAFIAGFGAVTLFGNKSGFSDTENRRLAELPKITAEKLYSGGFADELGTYMTDHFAGRSMWMSAKTAVQTELSESIVNGVYVGQDRLLNVESTPKAPISVSADIFGRYDAYYNGTVYFAAIPTSSGVYGDILPAYIDNRSDSQKISEFYDFLSNDIRKIDAYNILKMLKDNYIYYYNDTKWTSYGAYCVYKSVVKKLGFLPISYDKYTIEHVSNSFRGNLYNRTLSKKTKADIIDIYDYPEGAKVLSCICTGNDGTTFEGSIYDRSRLDSSDMYSMYLGEAVPFMKITTSANTEKKLLVIKDSYGDCFIPFLTQHYKEIAVISPEDMEGCLSDYININDYGQTLFLFGIENLGDKETLEKIIERN, encoded by the coding sequence ATGACTAAAAGTGCGAATAAGGTAACAGCTGCCGTTACACTTGCTTTTATTGCAGGTTTTGGAGCAGTTACGCTTTTCGGTAATAAGTCCGGGTTCTCCGATACAGAAAACAGGAGACTTGCGGAGCTCCCGAAGATAACCGCCGAGAAGCTTTACAGCGGCGGATTCGCAGATGAGCTCGGCACATATATGACAGATCATTTTGCAGGCCGCAGCATGTGGATGTCTGCAAAAACAGCTGTGCAGACCGAGCTATCCGAAAGCATTGTAAACGGAGTATATGTGGGACAGGACAGGCTGCTTAATGTTGAAAGCACGCCAAAAGCTCCAATATCTGTCAGCGCTGATATTTTCGGAAGATATGATGCATATTATAACGGAACAGTGTATTTTGCTGCTATTCCCACATCGTCGGGCGTTTATGGAGATATCCTTCCTGCGTATATAGACAACCGCTCGGACAGCCAGAAGATATCTGAGTTTTATGATTTCCTTTCAAACGATATAAGAAAGATCGACGCTTATAATATTTTAAAAATGCTCAAGGATAACTATATTTATTATTACAATGATACTAAATGGACAAGTTACGGGGCATACTGTGTATATAAGTCGGTTGTCAAGAAGCTTGGATTTCTGCCTATATCATATGATAAATACACAATAGAGCATGTTTCCAACAGCTTCAGGGGCAATCTTTATAACAGAACACTGTCAAAAAAGACAAAGGCAGACATAATCGATATCTATGATTACCCCGAGGGTGCAAAGGTACTCTCCTGCATTTGTACAGGAAATGACGGAACTACCTTTGAGGGAAGCATCTATGACAGAAGCAGGCTCGATTCAAGTGATATGTACTCAATGTACCTTGGAGAGGCAGTACCTTTTATGAAGATAACTACCTCTGCCAATACCGAAAAAAAGCTTCTTGTCATAAAGGACAGCTACGGGGACTGCTTTATACCGTTCCTTACTCAGCATTACAAGGAGATAGCGGTCATTTCTCCAGAAGATATGGAGGGGTGTCTTTCCGATTATATCAACATCAACGACTATGGACAGACCTTGTTTTTATTCGGCATAGAAAATCTGGGTGACAAAGAAACTCTTGAAAAGATCATCGAAAGGAATTGA
- the holA gene encoding DNA polymerase III subunit delta: MPQTDLKTIKSDLKKGELKNLYYIFGKNIPEVEKLTKQIIKAAVGDNEDFALNKLDGRYLDTSELYDMIQMMPMMSEYNCILINDYNCEKPRENMAGLRAEDLNKKLIEVLKDIPSQTVVIFNVTGFEIAVKTDYKTGKSTIKDKNKKLADLAAKDGALVECPIKTENELAKDIAASVSARGALISLDRARELAEMCQSDTLTIRNEIDKLCSYVGSGEITSDVLQNLVHRQSDVTFFKLADAVAAFNKRSAFEALDELMQDKDNRGAVLANITGAFIDMYRAACARKSGKQVMDVKEDFAYVWEFKVKNAFRDSSRMSIRRLRECIKILRDTNITLNSGGGDEKTILEQTVTKMLMTKN; the protein is encoded by the coding sequence ATGCCACAGACTGATCTAAAGACTATAAAGTCCGACCTGAAAAAGGGCGAACTGAAAAATCTGTATTATATCTTCGGAAAGAATATTCCAGAGGTGGAAAAGTTGACGAAGCAGATAATAAAGGCAGCTGTCGGAGACAATGAGGACTTCGCGCTCAATAAGCTTGACGGTCGTTACCTTGATACCTCGGAGCTATACGACATGATACAGATGATGCCCATGATGAGTGAGTACAACTGTATCCTTATTAATGACTATAACTGCGAGAAGCCCCGCGAGAATATGGCTGGGCTCCGTGCTGAGGACCTTAATAAAAAGCTCATTGAGGTTCTGAAGGATATACCTTCCCAGACTGTGGTCATATTCAATGTCACAGGCTTTGAGATAGCTGTAAAGACTGACTACAAGACGGGAAAAAGCACTATCAAGGATAAGAACAAAAAGCTTGCAGACCTTGCTGCAAAAGACGGTGCACTTGTGGAGTGTCCTATCAAGACCGAAAACGAGCTTGCAAAGGACATAGCTGCCAGCGTTTCAGCAAGGGGAGCGCTTATTTCTCTTGACAGAGCCCGCGAGCTTGCGGAAATGTGTCAGTCAGACACCCTTACCATACGCAATGAGATAGACAAGCTCTGCTCATATGTTGGCAGCGGTGAGATAACCTCAGATGTGCTGCAAAATCTCGTTCACAGACAGAGCGATGTGACCTTTTTCAAGCTTGCTGACGCTGTGGCTGCATTCAATAAAAGATCGGCATTTGAGGCTCTTGATGAGCTCATGCAGGATAAGGACAACAGGGGAGCGGTACTCGCCAATATCACAGGCGCCTTTATAGATATGTACCGTGCTGCCTGCGCAAGAAAAAGCGGTAAGCAGGTCATGGATGTAAAAGAAGACTTCGCCTATGTCTGGGAGTTCAAAGTTAAAAACGCATTCCGCGACAGCTCCCGTATGAGCATACGCAGGCTGAGGGAGTGCATAAAGATACTCCGCGATACCAATATCACTCTGAATTCCGGCGGCGGAGATGAAAAGACCATACTTGAGCAGACCGTTACAAAAATGCTTATGACTAAGAATTAA
- a CDS encoding 5'-methylthioadenosine/adenosylhomocysteine nucleosidase — translation MNTIAIIGAMPSELADIRAILGKGEIKRISGFDFYINDKNGKTVINACCGIAKVNAALCAQVMIDNFHPDCIINTGIAGGMNSAVKVCDIVISTEVLPHDLDLHFLKDYPPYCGIFKADGGLMDIAEKVCGEFSVKSFRGRIVSGEAFISSNEVKNIIQEKFDPYAVDMESAAVGHCCYLNELPFVSVRCISDNADDEGAMSFDEFEKIAAKRVAEIVLRMAELL, via the coding sequence ATGAACACTATAGCTATAATCGGAGCAATGCCTTCGGAACTGGCAGACATAAGAGCAATTCTCGGCAAAGGTGAGATAAAGCGTATCTCCGGCTTTGATTTTTACATTAATGATAAAAACGGCAAAACTGTTATCAATGCCTGCTGTGGTATCGCAAAGGTAAATGCAGCGCTTTGTGCACAGGTAATGATCGATAATTTCCACCCTGATTGTATTATTAATACAGGTATTGCAGGCGGAATGAACAGTGCAGTCAAGGTCTGCGATATCGTTATATCAACAGAGGTGCTCCCTCACGATCTTGATCTTCATTTCTTGAAGGACTATCCGCCGTACTGCGGAATATTCAAGGCTGACGGCGGGCTTATGGATATTGCAGAAAAGGTTTGCGGAGAGTTCTCTGTTAAGTCCTTCAGAGGACGTATTGTATCAGGTGAGGCTTTCATTTCAAGCAATGAAGTTAAGAATATCATTCAGGAAAAGTTTGATCCCTATGCCGTTGATATGGAGAGTGCTGCAGTTGGCCACTGCTGTTATCTCAATGAGCTTCCTTTTGTAAGTGTTCGCTGTATTTCCGATAATGCGGACGACGAGGGAGCAATGTCATTTGACGAATTTGAAAAAATAGCTGCAAAGCGCGTAGCGGAAATAGTTCTGCGTATGGCTGAGCTGCTGTGA
- a CDS encoding toprim domain-containing protein, translating to MIKIDEAIIVEGKYDKIKLSSIVDAVIIITNGFGIFKDTEKLELIRYYAKKTGIIILTDSDAAGRRIRGYIKGAVGSGKITNVYIPDVFGKEKRKVKPSAEGKLGVEGIDVQTLLAAFEKSGITASHSGKRSDITKLTLYELGLSGGANSRELRERLQLRLGLPRQLSAGALIEVLCTMMDSAEITEIMSELKGENNGI from the coding sequence ATGATAAAGATAGATGAAGCAATAATCGTTGAAGGCAAATATGACAAGATAAAGCTGTCCTCTATAGTTGACGCTGTTATTATAATCACCAACGGCTTCGGCATTTTCAAGGATACTGAAAAGCTGGAGCTTATACGCTATTACGCTAAAAAGACAGGTATAATCATACTTACGGATTCCGATGCGGCAGGACGCAGGATACGTGGCTATATAAAGGGTGCTGTGGGCAGCGGAAAGATAACCAATGTCTATATCCCCGATGTTTTCGGCAAGGAAAAGCGCAAGGTCAAGCCCTCAGCCGAGGGAAAGCTCGGTGTTGAGGGTATAGACGTACAGACGCTTCTTGCAGCCTTTGAAAAATCAGGCATCACTGCTTCTCACAGCGGCAAACGCTCCGATATAACAAAGCTCACTCTATATGAACTGGGGCTGAGCGGCGGTGCAAACAGCCGCGAGCTGCGTGAGAGATTACAGCTCCGCCTCGGACTTCCGAGACAGCTCTCCGCAGGTGCGCTGATAGAGGTGCTTTGCACCATGATGGACAGCGCTGAGATTACGGAGATAATGAGTGAATTGAAGGGAGAAAATAATGGTATATAG
- a CDS encoding SDR family NAD(P)-dependent oxidoreductase, giving the protein MKALITGATSGIGQSFAAKLAKRGWSLILTGRNEEKLREMQKSLGGNIEIIAADLAKKEDVFRVYEFCRGKDVDMLINNAGYGLFGKFEDTDLEDEINMINVNITALHILTKLFLRDFKKRDHGTILNVASAAGFMSGPLMAAYYGSKNYVLKLSLAIWEELRRDRSNVKITVLCPGPVDTNFNNRAGVSFSVKPITADQAAEYALKKALNGKFFAIPGLTVKLGTIAPRFVPQKMLAAVVYNIQKAKKTSDGKEKALK; this is encoded by the coding sequence ATGAAAGCATTGATAACAGGCGCTACATCAGGTATAGGTCAGAGCTTTGCCGCTAAGCTGGCGAAGAGAGGCTGGTCGCTTATCCTTACGGGAAGAAACGAAGAAAAGCTGAGAGAGATGCAGAAGTCTCTTGGCGGCAATATTGAGATAATCGCCGCCGACCTTGCCAAAAAGGAAGATGTGTTCAGGGTATATGAGTTTTGCAGAGGGAAAGACGTGGATATGCTCATAAACAATGCAGGCTACGGACTTTTCGGCAAGTTTGAGGATACAGACCTTGAAGACGAGATCAACATGATAAACGTGAATATAACGGCGCTTCATATTCTCACTAAGCTCTTTCTGCGTGATTTTAAGAAGCGCGACCACGGTACTATACTTAATGTTGCCTCTGCTGCGGGTTTTATGTCAGGACCTCTTATGGCAGCTTATTACGGCTCAAAGAACTACGTTCTCAAGCTTTCTCTTGCTATATGGGAGGAGCTCCGCAGAGACCGTTCAAATGTTAAGATAACTGTGCTTTGCCCCGGACCTGTAGATACCAACTTCAATAACCGTGCAGGCGTAAGCTTTTCCGTAAAGCCTATAACTGCTGATCAGGCAGCGGAGTACGCACTTAAAAAAGCCCTGAACGGCAAGTTCTTTGCGATTCCCGGGCTTACTGTAAAGCTTGGAACGATAGCTCCGAGATTCGTTCCGCAGAAAATGCTTGCCGCTGTCGTATACAATATCCAGAAGGCAAAAAAGACATCTGACGGAAAGGAAAAGGCTCTTAAATAA
- a CDS encoding dockerin type I domain-containing protein, translated as MKKFVSIISSLALTVGMAASLSANAADAAPEVYFKASETKGVELLKSGNVYVNKNAADANGAVIPAEIYLKDPNAAAGWTVVRWASEKAGLTLQNLKDPEKKPYAKYTNDKITSEKENSDGVKVFTAMYCDDSIPTGGKLLPMTLSGEKSDTYPLATFEAAVDKSAAGSYDVTIYNKNQSFTFVTYRTDNSPEYTPSSEKYKLICNELRVNVSDRLLGDVNKDGKINAVDASTILSAYANVSTNKPSGLSEEAMASADVDGDRKINAVDASNVLSFYAYQSTATADKNKTLNNYIQNK; from the coding sequence ATGAAAAAGTTTGTATCAATCATCTCATCATTAGCACTTACTGTAGGCATGGCTGCTTCATTAAGCGCAAACGCTGCCGACGCAGCTCCTGAGGTCTACTTCAAGGCGAGTGAGACAAAGGGCGTTGAGTTACTCAAGAGCGGCAATGTTTACGTAAATAAGAATGCTGCCGACGCTAACGGCGCTGTTATCCCTGCTGAGATATATCTGAAGGATCCCAATGCTGCTGCAGGCTGGACTGTTGTCAGATGGGCTTCCGAAAAGGCAGGTCTTACTCTCCAGAACCTTAAAGATCCTGAGAAGAAGCCATACGCTAAGTACACAAACGATAAGATCACTTCCGAAAAGGAAAACAGTGACGGTGTTAAGGTATTCACAGCAATGTACTGTGATGATTCTATTCCAACAGGCGGCAAATTATTGCCTATGACTCTAAGCGGTGAAAAGAGCGACACATACCCTCTTGCTACATTTGAGGCTGCTGTTGACAAGTCTGCTGCAGGAAGCTATGATGTGACTATCTATAATAAGAATCAGAGCTTTACATTTGTAACATACCGCACCGATAACAGCCCTGAGTATACTCCGAGCAGTGAGAAATACAAGCTCATCTGCAACGAGCTCCGCGTAAATGTTTCCGACAGACTTCTCGGTGATGTTAACAAAGACGGCAAGATAAATGCTGTTGATGCTTCAACTATTCTTTCAGCTTATGCTAACGTTTCAACAAACAAGCCATCAGGTCTTTCCGAAGAGGCAATGGCTTCGGCAGACGTAGACGGCGACCGTAAGATAAACGCAGTTGACGCATCGAATGTTCTTAGCTTCTATGCTTATCAGAGCACAGCAACTGCTGATAAGAACAAGACACTCAACAACTATATCCAGAATAAGTAA
- a CDS encoding sodium:solute symporter family transporter — protein MGSQAATFVILAIYITIMVSIGIYMSKRTKSSEDFMLGGRSVGSWLTAFSYGTTYFSAVVFIGYAGQFGWMYGASATWVGIGNAIIGSLIPFFLIGKRTRLMSNHLGAKTMPEFFEHRFDSKGLKTAAALIVFIFLIPYTASVYNGLSRLFGMVFDLGENGGTIIIIAMAVLSAIYVTLGGYKATALNDFFQGIIMLIGIGTVVALTVQRKDGLSAALDALNTISDSKTEAGTLGSIFGPDPINLLGVVILTSLGTWGLPQMVQKFYAIKDEQAIKKGAIISTFFAIVVAGGSYFMGGFVRLYCTLDASDGSGRAFIETVNGKPVYDTMVPALIHQALPNILIGLVVVLVLSASLSTLSSLVLTSSSTLTNDLIKPRIKNFDDKHQVLFMRILIAVFLVISVIIASHKNASISTLMSYSWGALSGAFLGPFLYGLFMKKASKAAVAASMITGVGISVIHMLLFSFNIEAFSGIKQAVIDLNCPLSLLSPINAGAFSMIVSLLIVPIVSSFTKAPEKKVVDNAFSSLETK, from the coding sequence ATGGGCTCACAAGCCGCAACATTCGTCATTCTTGCCATTTACATAACAATAATGGTAAGTATCGGAATCTACATGTCAAAACGTACTAAGTCCTCCGAGGACTTCATGCTTGGCGGAAGAAGCGTCGGTTCATGGCTGACTGCTTTTTCATACGGTACAACATATTTTTCAGCGGTCGTATTCATCGGATATGCAGGTCAGTTCGGCTGGATGTACGGTGCTTCCGCAACATGGGTAGGTATAGGAAACGCTATTATCGGAAGCCTTATACCGTTCTTCCTCATAGGTAAAAGGACCCGTCTTATGTCCAATCATCTTGGCGCCAAGACAATGCCTGAATTCTTTGAGCACAGATTTGACTCAAAGGGACTTAAAACAGCAGCAGCTCTTATTGTATTCATCTTCCTTATCCCCTATACAGCTTCTGTATACAACGGACTTTCACGTCTTTTCGGCATGGTTTTTGACCTTGGCGAAAATGGCGGTACTATCATAATCATTGCAATGGCTGTTCTTTCTGCTATATACGTAACTCTCGGCGGATACAAGGCTACAGCGCTCAATGACTTCTTCCAGGGAATAATCATGCTCATCGGTATCGGAACCGTCGTAGCTCTTACTGTTCAGAGAAAGGACGGGCTCTCAGCTGCTCTCGATGCACTCAACACTATTTCCGACAGCAAGACTGAGGCAGGTACTCTCGGTTCAATCTTCGGACCTGATCCAATAAACCTCCTCGGCGTTGTAATCCTTACATCACTTGGTACATGGGGACTTCCGCAGATGGTACAGAAGTTCTACGCTATCAAGGACGAGCAGGCTATCAAGAAGGGTGCTATCATTTCCACATTCTTCGCTATCGTAGTGGCAGGCGGCTCCTACTTCATGGGCGGTTTTGTAAGACTCTACTGCACACTTGATGCTTCTGACGGCTCAGGCAGAGCCTTCATCGAAACAGTAAACGGCAAGCCTGTTTACGACACAATGGTCCCTGCACTCATTCATCAGGCTCTTCCGAACATTCTTATCGGTCTTGTAGTTGTACTTGTACTTTCAGCTTCACTTTCTACACTGTCATCACTTGTTCTCACATCAAGCTCAACACTTACAAACGATCTTATCAAGCCACGTATCAAGAATTTCGATGATAAGCATCAGGTACTTTTCATGCGAATACTCATCGCTGTATTCCTTGTTATTTCCGTAATTATTGCCAGCCATAAGAACGCTTCAATCTCAACTCTCATGTCTTACTCATGGGGCGCACTTTCAGGCGCATTCCTGGGACCATTCCTCTATGGTCTGTTCATGAAGAAGGCTTCAAAGGCAGCTGTAGCTGCAAGTATGATAACAGGCGTAGGCATAAGCGTTATCCATATGCTTTTATTCAGCTTTAATATTGAGGCATTCAGCGGCATCAAGCAGGCTGTTATCGATCTCAACTGCCCGCTTTCACTTCTCTCACCTATCAATGCAGGCGCATTCTCAATGATAGTATCACTTCTCATAGTTCCTATAGTAAGTTCATTTACTAAGGCTCCCGAGAAGAAAGTTGTAGATAACGCATTCAGCAGTCTCGAAACAAAGTAA
- a CDS encoding thioesterase II family protein, which produces MSKVKVFCLPYAGGSKSIFNDWIDEYKDNAEIIPVEYSGHSSRFGEELFTDANDMAEDVFSTIIAENPVNYIIYGHSMGCLISLLTALKLEERYAYPPKKVIIGGTRPPHLSGKDEKISGLPKKEFMDKFFEMDMMDPEIMDEPELLDLLYEVFYADTLVGESYKGYTGLPKLKAPMIVMTGSQDDEACEADMREWEKYTYGHFEFKEFDAGHFFPFNCSEFQDYFAGLIAD; this is translated from the coding sequence ATGAGTAAGGTAAAGGTATTCTGTCTGCCCTATGCAGGCGGTTCAAAGTCTATTTTCAATGATTGGATAGATGAATATAAGGATAATGCAGAGATCATCCCTGTTGAATACAGCGGCCACAGCAGTCGTTTCGGTGAGGAGCTTTTCACAGATGCAAATGATATGGCAGAGGACGTTTTCAGTACAATTATTGCTGAAAACCCTGTGAATTATATTATTTACGGGCATAGTATGGGATGCCTCATATCTCTCCTGACCGCCCTCAAGCTTGAGGAAAGATATGCTTATCCACCGAAAAAGGTCATTATCGGCGGCACAAGACCTCCGCATCTCAGCGGAAAAGACGAGAAAATATCAGGTCTGCCAAAAAAGGAGTTTATGGATAAGTTCTTTGAAATGGATATGATGGATCCTGAGATAATGGATGAACCGGAACTGCTTGATCTTTTGTATGAGGTCTTTTATGCCGACACACTTGTAGGAGAAAGCTATAAAGGATATACAGGACTTCCAAAGCTTAAAGCGCCTATGATAGTGATGACAGGCTCACAGGACGATGAAGCCTGCGAGGCTGATATGAGAGAGTGGGAAAAATATACATACGGCCACTTTGAATTCAAGGAATTTGATGCCGGCCACTTCTTTCCGTTCAACTGTTCGGAATTTCAGGATTATTTTGCAGGTTTGATCGCTGATTGA
- a CDS encoding ComEC/Rec2 family competence protein, whose protein sequence is MKRKMIGAAAAYMAGLFFASFFTDPVKLIIFSGVIAAACIVGLRCGFKLKDIVFMAVFFAASVGAFQTYTAVRYTPVAALNGSSGSFCGKVTDVQYYSGDYYSYTLSGRINGNIRANVTFYVKSFYAQKGDTVHIGDCVFQVPESDYLFDSERYYKSDGIFLTLRNAKDISAEHTDSRKLANAIERYREDMISAFCSNIGTDCGNLLAGMVFGEKHGIDDNVRTAVYRSGIGHILAVSGLHVSVAIFILMWVLKRFHINKYISFALMECLLIFIVSMANYPISAIRAAIMMNFFYAAGLFGRQNDTFNSLAGAVLLICLFQPYSVYDEGFILSVAGTFGIGVFAPYMTKELPSERGYQRFIKEFAVMLCTTLCVFPFSLLFFDETSLISPVTNVLIIPLCSLSMIVGLMYVLTGGVVNFLFVSKYINEFVLRASDSAARIRYTHFSCDSSELVLGLLLCMAATAIAAAIFRNRRYICGIIAASLVFMFVGAGVIRMQRDKQTVIAVLGSGSNASIVVCGGGSADIIDLSGHYKSARYVRKYLTRNCISSVQTTVLTNKVQSSYSSYLNDLEYIDNGKWLIAGDVPVSDRSDITYFGENGFIIDEESYSVEYSDGTVTVSSSNGKAVLTPAKSGRASEDSVTVMYGNVPKGTDRSNESVIYLDDGNNFEIVLSGSDSCNIRRL, encoded by the coding sequence CTGATAATCTTTTCGGGTGTTATTGCTGCTGCATGTATAGTCGGACTGCGCTGCGGCTTCAAATTGAAGGATATAGTGTTTATGGCTGTATTCTTTGCCGCTTCCGTGGGCGCTTTTCAAACGTATACCGCCGTGAGATATACACCGGTTGCGGCTCTGAACGGCAGCAGCGGCAGCTTCTGCGGCAAGGTCACAGATGTGCAGTATTACAGCGGCGATTATTATTCATATACTCTCAGTGGCAGGATAAACGGCAATATCAGAGCCAATGTCACCTTTTATGTGAAGTCCTTTTATGCTCAAAAGGGCGATACAGTCCATATCGGGGACTGCGTTTTTCAGGTACCCGAATCGGACTACCTCTTTGACAGCGAGAGGTATTATAAGTCGGACGGTATATTTCTGACGCTGAGAAATGCAAAGGATATCAGCGCTGAACATACTGATTCGAGAAAACTCGCAAATGCCATTGAAAGATACAGAGAGGATATGATATCAGCCTTTTGCAGTAACATCGGAACAGACTGCGGCAATTTACTGGCGGGAATGGTATTTGGTGAAAAGCATGGTATTGACGACAACGTCAGGACGGCTGTTTACCGAAGCGGCATCGGTCATATTCTTGCAGTCTCGGGACTTCATGTATCGGTGGCGATATTTATTCTTATGTGGGTGCTCAAACGCTTTCACATCAATAAATATATTTCTTTTGCACTGATGGAATGTCTGCTGATATTTATTGTTTCCATGGCGAATTATCCCATTTCAGCCATAAGAGCAGCCATTATGATGAACTTTTTCTATGCCGCAGGGCTGTTCGGACGGCAGAACGATACTTTTAATTCTCTCGCGGGAGCTGTCCTGCTCATATGTCTGTTCCAGCCATACTCTGTATATGATGAGGGCTTTATACTTTCAGTCGCAGGTACATTCGGTATCGGAGTATTTGCTCCTTACATGACAAAGGAATTGCCAAGTGAAAGAGGTTATCAAAGGTTTATAAAGGAGTTTGCGGTAATGCTCTGCACTACTCTGTGCGTATTCCCGTTTTCACTGCTCTTCTTTGACGAGACCTCCCTCATTTCGCCTGTAACTAACGTTCTGATCATTCCTCTGTGTTCGTTATCAATGATAGTCGGACTTATGTATGTCCTTACAGGCGGAGTCGTAAATTTTCTTTTTGTATCAAAGTATATCAACGAATTTGTGCTGAGGGCTTCTGATTCTGCTGCAAGGATAAGATACACTCATTTTTCCTGCGACAGCAGTGAGCTTGTGCTGGGACTTCTGCTTTGTATGGCAGCGACAGCTATTGCAGCTGCTATTTTCAGAAACAGAAGATATATCTGCGGTATCATAGCCGCTTCTCTTGTGTTTATGTTTGTCGGTGCAGGTGTTATTCGTATGCAGCGTGACAAGCAGACTGTCATTGCAGTTCTCGGAAGCGGCAGTAATGCCTCAATTGTTGTGTGCGGAGGCGGCAGTGCCGATATCATCGACCTCAGCGGACATTATAAGTCTGCCCGCTATGTACGTAAATACCTTACAAGGAACTGCATCAGCTCTGTACAGACCACAGTGCTTACAAATAAGGTCCAGTCCTCATATTCAAGCTATCTGAACGACCTTGAATATATTGATAATGGCAAATGGCTCATAGCTGGCGATGTGCCTGTATCTGACAGATCAGACATAACGTACTTCGGTGAAAACGGCTTTATAATTGATGAAGAGAGCTATTCTGTGGAGTATTCCGACGGCACTGTGACAGTCAGCAGCAGTAACGGCAAGGCTGTATTGACGCCTGCGAAAAGCGGCAGGGCCTCCGAGGACAGTGTTACCGTAATGTACGGGAATGTTCCGAAAGGCACTGACAGAAGCAATGAGTCTGTTATATATCTTGACGACGGAAATAATTTTGAGATCGTGCTGTCAGGTTCGGACAGCTGTAATATAAGGAGATTGTAA